In one Pygocentrus nattereri isolate fPygNat1 chromosome 21, fPygNat1.pri, whole genome shotgun sequence genomic region, the following are encoded:
- the LOC108444058 gene encoding cytochrome c oxidase assembly protein COX14 homolog — protein sequence MLRTKRMADMGYRLFSGSMMLLTVYGGYLCSMRFSRYMQRQKQLQLEAQDQTVDSEVVKD from the coding sequence ATGCTGAGGACGAAGCGTATGGCTGATATGGGCTACCGCCTGTTCTCCGGCTCCATGATGCTCCTCACCGTGTACGGAGGCTACCTGTGCAGCATGAGGTTCTCTCGCTACatgcagaggcagaaacagctCCAGCTGGAAGCACAGGACCAAACAGtagactctgaggtggtcaagGACTGA